The region TCTATTGAAAATCTAACTAAAATTGTTAATAACTAACAAACTTCCGCTGAATAGTTACGTTACTTGTATTTTTACAATTATTTTGCAATTCAGTATATTTAAAACCAATTTACGTCATCTTCTACGCTTGTAAAAATTTTTTTCTTGGGTCTCGAACAGACAGTATATATAAATTCAATTTTTTAACAATCAAATAACTAAAATTACTCTTTTTCAGCCATTTTCTTCACATAATCAGTAATAATTACAATCTGTGTGGGCCCTACTTTACCCTCAATATATTTTGCATTTTCATGATCTAAGGAAATTCTTCTTACCGTAGTACCTTGTTTTGCAACCAAACTAGAACCTTTTACTTTTAAATCTTTTACTAAAACAACAGCATCTCCAGCTTGTAAAATAACACCATTGGCATCTCTGTGAATTATCTTTTCACTTTCATCTAAATGATCTCCAGATTCTTTTGCAAAACGCAAATCATCGTCTTCCAAATACATCATGTCCAACAAATCTTTTGGCCAGCCTTCATTTCTTAAACGCGATAGCATTCTCCAAGCCACAACTTTTACAGCTCTGTGCTCACTCCACATCGAGTCGTTTAAACAACGCCAATGATTTGCATCCATTTCTTCCGGGTTATCCATTTGAGAACTACAAGTTTGGCAAGTTAACAAACTTCCATCAACGCCACCTCCGCCTGTAATCGTTGGTTTTACATCGTAAATTGATAAACTATCTTTTGATGCACACAATTCGCATTGATTGCCACTTCTATTTTCTAAATCTTGTTGTAAACTCATATTATTTTTGTTTGATCTGGGCAAATGTAGCGATTTATTTGAAGCAATTTCCTGCTTTTCGCACTCGCTTTGTGCCCAAAAGCGTAAGAGCTCAAACAGGTCGTTCAATCAGGGCTAGACTTGTTTGCTAGCTGTTTGATAATATTCGTATGAAGTCAGTTTTGTCATTCCCTTGAAAAAGGGAATCCATACTAATCTATTAAAAGATTATCATACCAATCTTTAGCTAAATCCCTCCAACCGATATTCTCTTTTTCTATCAACTCAATTTTCCAACTTCTGTTCCATTTTTTTAGTCTTTTTTCTCTTTCAATTGCCTCTTCAATATTTTGAAAAGTTTCAAAATAGACCAGTCTATTTACTCCGTATTTAAAGGTAAAACCTTTTTTAATTCCCATTTTATGCTCATAAACTCTTCTTTGCAAATCATTTGTTACACCAATGTATAGAGTACCTCTTATTTTACTTGCCAATAAATAAACATAATATTGATGAATGGTTTTCATTTTTATTTTTTAAGTATGGATTCCCACTTTCGTGGGAATGACAGACGACTATATTTCCAAAGAAGTAAACTGAAACGTATTCCCATCAAACAAACCTTTATCAGATAATTTTAAAGACGGAATCACCAACAACGCCATAAACGACAAACTCATATAAGGTGCTCGTAATTTACTTCCCATTTCTTTTGCCATTTTATCCAGTTTTGCATAAGATTTTCCAATTTCTTGAGCCGATTTATCAGACATAATACCAGCAACGGGCAAAGGAAGAATTTTTTCTTCGGATGCATTTACCGCACAAACTCCGCCTCTATTTTCAATGACTAGATTTACCGCCTTACAAATCATTTTATCAGAAACCCCAACAGCAATAATATTATGAGAATCGTGCCCCACAGAACTTGCAATAGCGCCTTCTTTCAATCCGATATTTTTGATAAATGCGATTGCGGGCTTATCATTCTTATAACGATTTACAACTGTCATTTTTAAAATATCAGTTTTTGTGTTTGAAACTAAATTTCCATCTTCAATTAATGCATCAGCTTCAATTTGGTTTGTGACTAATTCGCCGTCTAAAGCTTCAATTACACTTATTTTTTTAGAAGAAGACTCGAATTTAAAATCAGACACTTTCTTTGTATCCGTATTAAAATTATTGAGCACTTCAAAATTGACGTCCTGTATAAAACTTTTTCCGTTTTTGGCAACCAATTCGCCGTTTATATAAGTTTCTAAAACAGTAAAATTCTTTAAATTATCCACCATAATAAAATCAGCAAAATCTCCTTTTTGCAGCAAACCAACCTCTAAATTATAATGTTTTACAGGATTTACGCAAGCTGCTTGTAGTACTTTAAAAACATCAATTCCTTTGGCAACTGCTCTTTCACATAATCGATTGATATGACCTAACAACAAATCATCAGGATGTTTATCGTCTGAACAAAACATCATATTTTCGAAATGCTCTGGCAACAAATCAATCAAGGCTTCAAAGTTTTTGGCAGCAGAACCCTCTCTAATAATCACTTTCATTCGTTTTACCAATTTCTCTTTGGCTTCTTCAAAAGAAAAACATTCGTGATCTGTAGAAATTCCCGCTGCAATATATTTTGTAGCATCTTCTCCTCTTAATCCTGGAGCATGGCCATCTATAGGCTTGTTATTGTTTTTGGCGTGTTGAATTTTTTGAAGCACCTCTTCATCATCAAACAAAACACCAGGATAATTCATCATTTCTGCCAAATATTTAATATCCGGATTTTCCATCATCAATTTAATATCATCAGCATCAATAATAGCGCCAGCACTTTCAAAAGAAGTTGCAGGAACACAAGAGGGTGCTCCAAAATTGAATTTTAACGGAACTTTCTTTCCGTTTTCAATCATAAAATCAACTCCTTTTACACCTAAAACATTGGCAATTTCGTGCGGATCAGAAACCGTAGCAACTGTTCCGTGTATTACTGCAATTTTTGCAAACTCAGAAGGCACTAACATCGAACTTTCTATATGAATATGTGCATCAACAAAACCAGGAAGAATATAATTTTCTATAGTGTGATTGCACTTTCTAATCGCCACAATTCGTTTCTTTTCAACTTCAATTTCTCCCTTAAAAATGATGTTATTTACTACATCTACAATGTTCCCTTGTACAATCATTTTAAAACTATTTTACACAAAACTACAAATAATAAAAGTTGTTGTGAGGTACATCCTAAACTTTATCTTATTTTTAGTTCATGAAAACCGACCAGAGAAAACCAACCAAAAAAGAAGCAGAGGAAATTCTTTTTAGGGTATACAACATCAGAGGAACTGCATCAGCATTACCCGGTGAAATTGATGCTAATTTCAGCATAAAAATTGAGGGTAAAAATGAATATATTTTAAAAATAAGTCCTAAAAACACAGCTAAAAGCGAATTAGATTTTCAGCAAAAAATCCTTCAACATCTTAATGAGAAGGATATTTCTTTAAAGAGTCCGAAGGTAATTTTGGATACCAATAAAAACTCTATTTCTGAAATTAGTATCGACTCCAACACCACGCTAAAAGTTCGGTTATTAACTTGGATTGATGCCAGAGTTTGGTCTTCTGTAAATCCGCAATTAACTGATTTACGTTTTAGTTTAGGAGAAAAAGCAGGAGAAATTACCAACAACTTACAAGATTTTCATCATCCGAAAGCAAAGAGAACCTTTGCTTGGGATATCGCTCAAGGTGTATGGATAAAAGAGTATTTACACCTTTTTAAAAATGAAGAAAAAGCAACAATTTCTTACTTTTTAAACAAGTTTGAAGCTTTCCAAAAGGAATATCAAAACTTAAGAAAAAGCGTTGTGCATAATGATGCTAACGACAACAATGTTTTGGTATCCGGAGATTTAATACACCCAAAAGTAACAGCCATTATCGATTTTGGTGATGCTATAAAAACCCAAATCATAAACGACGTTGCTATTACTTGTTGTTATGCAATGATGCATCATACAGATCCTTTAGAAGCAAGTTTACCAATCATAAAAGGATATCATTCTAAATTTCCATTAGCAGAAAAAGAGTTGGAATTTTTGTACGTTTTAATTGCCATGCGATTGGTAATTTCAGTAACCAAATCAGCGATTAACAAAATAGAACATCCAGAAAATGAATATTTATTAATCTCTGAAAAAACTGCTTGGGATTTACTGAATAATTGGCAAAATGTTTCTGAAGATTTTGCACACTATAGTTTCAGAAATGCATGCGGATTTTTAGCACATCCAAATCAACAAGAATTTGAAAATTGGGCAAAGGGAGCATCATTTTCATTGTCAGAATTGTTTCCAACGATCAACCGAAATGAAATTCATCATTTAGATTTGAGCGTTTCCAGCACTTTTCCT is a window of Polaribacter litorisediminis DNA encoding:
- a CDS encoding PhnA domain-containing protein, which codes for MSLQQDLENRSGNQCELCASKDSLSIYDVKPTITGGGGVDGSLLTCQTCSSQMDNPEEMDANHWRCLNDSMWSEHRAVKVVAWRMLSRLRNEGWPKDLLDMMYLEDDDLRFAKESGDHLDESEKIIHRDANGVILQAGDAVVLVKDLKVKGSSLVAKQGTTVRRISLDHENAKYIEGKVGPTQIVIITDYVKKMAEKE
- the ade gene encoding adenine deaminase, translated to MIVQGNIVDVVNNIIFKGEIEVEKKRIVAIRKCNHTIENYILPGFVDAHIHIESSMLVPSEFAKIAVIHGTVATVSDPHEIANVLGVKGVDFMIENGKKVPLKFNFGAPSCVPATSFESAGAIIDADDIKLMMENPDIKYLAEMMNYPGVLFDDEEVLQKIQHAKNNNKPIDGHAPGLRGEDATKYIAAGISTDHECFSFEEAKEKLVKRMKVIIREGSAAKNFEALIDLLPEHFENMMFCSDDKHPDDLLLGHINRLCERAVAKGIDVFKVLQAACVNPVKHYNLEVGLLQKGDFADFIMVDNLKNFTVLETYINGELVAKNGKSFIQDVNFEVLNNFNTDTKKVSDFKFESSSKKISVIEALDGELVTNQIEADALIEDGNLVSNTKTDILKMTVVNRYKNDKPAIAFIKNIGLKEGAIASSVGHDSHNIIAVGVSDKMICKAVNLVIENRGGVCAVNASEEKILPLPVAGIMSDKSAQEIGKSYAKLDKMAKEMGSKLRAPYMSLSFMALLVIPSLKLSDKGLFDGNTFQFTSLEI
- a CDS encoding GIY-YIG nuclease family protein; this encodes MKTIHQYYVYLLASKIRGTLYIGVTNDLQRRVYEHKMGIKKGFTFKYGVNRLVYFETFQNIEEAIEREKRLKKWNRSWKIELIEKENIGWRDLAKDWYDNLLID